The Denticeps clupeoides chromosome 4, fDenClu1.1, whole genome shotgun sequence genome segment ttgacttggagttacgttgtgttgtttaagtgttccctttatttttttgtgcagtgtataTTTATAGATAGCTCTCCAGCTCAGGGACTGcatctaattttttttgctgggactgcatctaattttttttgctggtgtcttcccattgtaagtcgctttggataaaagcgtctgccaaataaagtaaagtaaagtaaagtaatttctttgtacttgttacaatgacacaGATATTCTGATCTGGGATCATTTGCACAATCGGTAGCTGCTGAAACTTATACGACAGTGTTATTCAACAGCATCATAATCATGTGGCTATATGAATGTAATCAATAGAATACAatggaatgatatttaaagagatgTAACAGTTACAACTGATTTTGTGGTTTTGCTCACTGGAATTCTCAGTTAACGATACAAAACACAGTACATAAGTTCATTACCGCAAAGCACAATGCAGGGAGTTGTTGGAAGCTGCTCACTTGTGACCTCACATGGAAGACAAGTGTCCTCCACTTTCACCATcaatttttcttcatcttcactGAAGTAGACCAGAAGTATCTGTACACATGTTAGTATCGTGGCTTCCGTGCTTCTTTCATCGAAGTTGATGAGTATCTTTgagattttttcattttggcccTGTGGCAGTGACTGGAAATAATTCAATATTCTTCCACACTTACTGGACATTGCTGCATAAAAATTGGCATTCAAGCTGACTCCTGTAAGTTTGTGAAAATGTGCTTTAGAACCACACATTTCAAACAGATATGGCCACATCTTCGAAAGCTCATGTGTTCCAGTCCCTGTGACTATGTCTTTTCTTTGTGCGCGGAATGTTGAAATCATCAACTTCACAATCTTGTTGTGGTCTTTCACGCCATCTCTGTGCAAATTAAGCAgttcctcctgtttctccttttgtgtttttgtggtttcCTGTAATGGTAGACAACTTGGTTGCCAATTAATGCAACCATAGGAATCCagtcttgttttcttgcttctgACATCTTGAGTTTCTGTCTTCAGTGTCTTTGTATGACGTCTTTTCAGCTGGAATCTCACATTCTCTCGCTTTAGGTTATCAACTCTGCACTGCAACTGCTTTGTTAATGAATCATACCCACTGCCAGTGGTTTGGTGGCCACTAATATCTTTGAAACTCTTAGGATATTTCAGCGCCATCTTCCGAGCTATCTCAGCCAAATGCTTCTTTCTTGGGTTTTGGCACACAGTCAGGACTTCATCTACAATTAGACGAACTATCTCCCTTCGTTCTCTACCAGATGGCCGCTCCTGCTTTTCAAACTTTGTTCTTACTGAGTGAGGAATTTTACTCCAAGGAACCACAAAATCATGGTGCCAGTCATGGTCTGTATACTGCTTTCTGGTTTGTGTGGACAAGAAACTTGAATCTGATGGAGTATCAGCACACGAAGAGCTCTCACTTCCACTGCAGACAGCTCGGAGGCTTGGAATGActaaaacaaaattaaagtaTAATTCAGAATATCTTCCAATGTACATCAACATTCTCAGTTTCTATCACAACCACATAACTTCCATTGCAGGACAAATTGGTCACACGTATCATAAAATCACAGGTGACAAAACAATTATGTGTCAGAAAAGGTACCTGGAAGTAAACTGTCAATTCTTGAACTTTATGTGTTGAATAAGTATATGGGTTCGAGTGATGCTAGTTAGttaatgtaattgtaatgcTATATGACTGGATCAGACCATGTCCAAAATGGCAAGGCTTTTGGCCGATTTTATGGCTGATCAGTTAATTTGcaatggttattattattagtgtgtaaaatgtttttcaaactGTGGGGTGCTCTGGCCCCCAATGGTTGTGCAGACATTAAATAGCTTGTTTGTATGACTGGAAGCCCATTTCCACTGCTTGGTAGCTGGATTTATGATAccaggaactttttttttacatttacatttacagcatttacccatatccagagcgacttacaatcagtagtcacagggacttcccccctggagcaatttagggttaagtgtcttgctcagggacacaatggtagtaagcgggatttgaacctgggtcttctgactcataggcgagtgtgtgacccactaggctactaccaccatatctTCATTTAGAAACGATGCATGAAATAGAGTAGATCTGAGTCAAGTTGTGCTGGTAACATGCTGTGAAAAAAGGTTATAATGTGTTGGCATAGCTGATAAAGACTCACATCTGACTAAACTTGGATTTGAAGTCCTATCATCAGTGCGCCTCACGGTGATCTCACTGTTGGAAGCTTCATTGTCCTGAACTTGTGTACAAAAAATACACTCACAAACAGGTACagacattaaatgtaaaaatatgactTTGAACAACAATTAAAGAGCCAAGAACTATGtatacaatttaaattattCTATAGTCCTGGACTATAAGACAGCAAATGCCTTTGTGATGCTGAATGGAAACCAATCCTGCCACAGACTCACACCCCTAAATAAAAACATGAGAGGAAACTCTCATGAATCACAGTGATTGGTCCACATTACAATCATGTATGTGGTACAAACAataattcacaaaaaaatgtatacctTTCAATCGAGAAATCAGTTTTCTTGCTTCAATTGGCCTGAGGACATCAGACAGATCCGTGTCTTGAACATACTTCAGATCGTCAAGTGTTTCCACACCGAGACCTTTGAGTGCATTAATAAGTGACTGCTGGGATGTAAGGTTTGGCAAAATTGACTGCGTGAAGGCAGCTAGGGCATCATCTACATCCGCCACGGTCCCTAAATTAAAGgaggaaaacatatcaaaaagGTCATTTGCTACACAGTCTATACTATGCTTAAGTAAAATTACTATGGTTCCATATTTGCACAGGTCAGACAGTGTGAAGTAAACATGacttaaaaagtattttaggCATTTCCTTCACTGACCCAACTTGTAAAGAATCCTGGTACAGGATGAGCTTTAGGGTTAAGTCTGagcaatattgcaaatataaccaGGAACAGCATGTGGGACTATCATTCAATCTTTAAAAGAAATTCATCAAATAAAGGAcattcatattatttttatatatgtctgAAAAGGGCACATATTGGTTTTAAAACCAGTTGCAATGAGGCATTACTGTATTGTTTTCGCgttaaacctttttaaaaaacagtgcTATTGGTTTTGCTAAATCTCATGAATAATATGTGACAGATGTAAGATGCCTATAGAATGCCTATAGTTCTTTTCTACATTAGTGCTAATGTCACCCAATACACCGTATaaaaagacaattttttttctcttactgtctgattttaaatcaaacaaaactttcagttttaggcccgtttggattcccaaaataatttctatttgctaaatttcaaaataatgtgtgagagaatgtTTGAGattttcaaagtcaaaagttttacttacatttgctcagtatttggtagaattgcctttaaactgaatgacttgAGGCAAACTTTTTGGGtatccttccacaagcttctcacaacagtttaatggaattttggccaattcctcctgacagaactggtgtaattgagtCAGGTTTGTAGGCCGCCTTGCTCTCACATGTCTTTTCAGCTGTCCTACAAATTTTCTATGGGATTGAGATCAGTGCTTTGTGatggccactccaaaacattgacACTGTTGTTTTTAAgccactttgtaaccaattATGCAGTTttcttagggtcattgtccatttggaagatGCATTTGTACCCAAGCTttaacttcctggctgatgtcttgagatgctgcatcaatatttcaacatactgttctttcttcatgatgACATGTATTTTGTGAAGTGCATCAGTCCCTCCTGCAACAAAACACCccaacatgatgctgccacctccgTACTTCACAGTTGGGGTGGTGTTTCTCAGGCTTGAAGGCTTCCCCatttttcctccaaatatgacaatggtcattatggccaaacagttcaatttttgttttgtcagaccacaggacatgtctccagaaattagggtctttgtccctgtgtgtatttgcaaaaaATCTGTCTTTTTATGTCACTTTTGGAGTAATGGCTTTTTCCTCTGTGAGTAGCCATTTAGCTCATGTCGGTACAGGACTCGTTTCATTGTGGATGATAATAATACACTCTTACCAGCTTCAGCCAGTATCTTCACGtggtcttttgcttttgttctgggatTGATACGCACATTCTGCACCAGAACACATCTCTCTTTCTGAGCAATATGATGGCGGGACATTCCCATGTTATTTATACTTGCGCATAActgtttgaacagatgaacatGGCACCTTCAGGCATCTGGAACTTGCTCCCAAGGATGAAAAAgtcttgtggaggtccacaattctCTTCCAGATGTTTTGGCTGATTTCTTTTGACTTtcccatggtgtcacaaaaTAAAGCAGCGTCTTGAGGTGTGcctttaaatacatccacagGTGTGCCACgggtgtatgtaaacttttgactttgaagaaagtaataaaaaaaaaagaaaaaaaattctctcacacattgTTTAGATATTTAGtgaatagaaattattttgggaacaggcctaaaactgaacgttttgtatgatttaatatcagccagtaagaaaaaaaaaaaaaaaagttatgtctttttatacagtgtatgtaaacttttggtttcaactgtatctAGTTATACCAAGTTTGCAGTATGATTGATTGGCTACAGCGTCTGTGGTATAACGTATAACTACGTATAACCACTTAGTTATACGttgtggctgctggagcccatcccaggacactgggaccagagcacacacactcaattcaACTCAATACATACAAGGTTCAAGCTAGAATTCGAACAACCTTGGAGATGCCAGGCCACACTGCTGTGTGCCATGGCAGCTCCcaattaaatttaaatggaaGTGCTTTGAATTgtactgatctgagatcagatCGTTTGAAACAAACACCAATTATTTTGTATTGATTGTTGCTGTTTGTTTTATGCAGGCTATGCATTGGATGCCTATTACCGTAGTCTAAGCAgccacaatatttacattttataatttgTTCGGTtctgtgtatattttttttgctaataaGTATTCCACTCATAAAGCATCATCATCTTCACTACCTCTCAATTACTGAAAAACGAATGTGAAATCCACCAAAGGTAGGATTCTCCTGAGCCCTCTTCTTACTGCCTACAAAATTTCACCCCATGTAGCCATTACCTGATTAAATCCAGTTAAAGTTAAACCTTCAAGAACTTACCTGGATAAACCAAACCAACGGCACACACAAAACTCACTGCAAGTTAATATTGTGTTTTCCTTTCTAAAGCACTAGTCTAAATATATAACACATTGTGCCAATTAATAAAAGAGACAGACAGtcaagtaaaatgtaaaaactgataACACATCTTTAAATAactaataattcaataattagTGAACTGAATATTCAACATAAGATACTATCTTTATTTGAATATACAGTATCAAACCATTTATAAAATTCACATGTTAGTGAAATAACCATAAGAACTagtatttttataaatttacagtcatttttaaaaaaataaaaattcaactACAGGCTACTAACCATCCTTTCAAAAAACAGATATTATCagtcacattttactgtgttttgACTGAAAACCTTTTTTCTTGTATAGTGCACGACAGGCAACAGAACAGAAGATGCATGTACATGTCTTGAAACCTGTGACTACAGCTCAGTAGTAGGGGTGCAATGGTACAGGTATCCCACATACCTCAGTTTTTGGGCAACGGTTTCGGTTAATTCCAGAATCTCAGTGAGTGGTTTTCTTCCTCTCCACGTTCAACCTAAAATCGACTTCAAATCACCACACGGACCCTCACTGTTACAGGTTTTACCTTTTCGAGAAACTCATTGACGCTGCTCCAGTTACAACAGCATGAGAGGGGGTGAGTGGGTGGAGGCACAACAAGTTAACTTGGGACCATTGGTGTTTACAGCTTAACAGGCTCTGTTGAGGGCTTATGTCCAAATCACAGGACATATCTAGACCAATTTGaaaatgaattgcaaaacaAATCCCCCAGGGCAGACCGAATGGTTCAATATTTTACCATTGCACCCCTAGAATAAGTACTATAGCACAATCAACCCAGTTAAATTATCAATACCAAAAGGACCTGTTTGAATATACAGTACGATTTAACAGTGTTGGATGTGCAGCAACACCAGGAAAACGTATGCATGTAAAatcttattaataaaatgaccCAAGTACCCAAGGCCATGGCAGGCCACAGGGTTAATTCAGCTCAGGTGATGCTGAGCTGTTTATAGCAATATGTATAACATTTTACAGTTATAACTATATGTACAACAATTTTCAGTTACAATTACAGTCCTGGTTACCAAGCTAGTTAATGCTGCCCAGCTTTAGATTGCTAGAGATGATTGTGAATTTCATCAACTCATCTGCATAAGACTATGTGAGTAGTCACATAAGCTATATTCActacttttcattttattacaaacaattGTCAAAACATGTTTTCCAGTGACTTTTCTTAAAATCCCTGGGTGCTGATCTACAGACTCGTCCACCAAAAAAGTTGGTCCCACAAGAGCATAAAAAAGGCAGGATGTAAACTAAGCACCAATTCTACTCAAGACATCATGTGTAGCCAAGGGCCACTTCTTCAGAGTGGCTGCGCTGGTGGAGTTTGAGTGAGTTGAGATGTGAATAGGCTTTTCCACACTCATCACAactgtagggcttctctccggtgtgaCAGCGCTGATGGGAGATGAGGTGGGAGGTGCAGTAAAAGCGCTTGCCACAGAGCGAGCAGATGAAAGGTCTCTCACCTGTGTGAATGCGCTGATGGATCTTCAGGTAGAAGCGCGTGGTGAACGTCTTCCCACACTGACCGCAGCGCGATCGCTTCTCGCAGTTGTCGGAGGTCTCTGCGGCATCACTTGCTATGTGCTCCTGCTCCTGGACAACGTGGCTGCCACCATCAGCAGGATGCTGCTGTGGGTACCTGTTCTCTTGATGAAGCCCACGCTGCGACCGGACAGGGTCCTCTGCTGTGCAGTGCTCCCAAACGCTGCACTGTTTACCATCAATAGACGCGTTTTGCTGTGTGCCCTCCCCTGCTGAACACAGCGAGAAGACATGGGCATCAGCTGAATATCCAGCTCaaaagaaatggctcattttaacAATATACTGATCAAATTTCAGAGATTAAGGCCAGTCATGCTAATGTGGGGCTATACAGTGTACTGTTCCACACATCATCTGCTCAATTTACCACTTTCTGTTGTATCATGTCTTATGCTATATTGTTTGATGGCACCCAAGCTCAGTGTGTATTCCATAAAGGATCAGCGGATTAGCTAAACTATTGAAATCGTGAAGTCCAGCACTTAATAGAAGCTTAATAGAAGATTAGCTAAACTATTGAAATCGTGAAGTCCAGCACTTAATAGAAGTGCTGTGTACCTAATCTCATACTGGCACGACTTGACATTTCACTTCAATTATCCAGCTTACTGGAAATTCCCCGGTGATAAACTCTCTAAGTCTGTTGGGCACCTGAACTAAACAGGCTAGATGGTAGCGCTGAAAATAACAGGTGGTTACAAGCAGAAGCAACACGTTCAAGTCATTACTCGTGGAGTGGACTACTGTCCTCTACCTTCAGCTGGTGTGCTGGACGTGTCCTCTTCCCAGCCATCTGCTTCGCCTTTAACATTTGTACCTTGGAGAAATTCTTAAATTAACCACAAACCAATAACTtcagaattaataaaaatattaaatattataaattataaatgtttATACGTATATGAACGAAATGGGTATGTTTCAGTCATACTCATACAGTGTGAGTTGGTCCAGGGCTCTTCCTCAGTCTTCTCCTCTTTGACTTGAGGAGACTCAGATTGTTCCTTGTCAACATTTACAGCCTGAAAtgaagcaaaaaatataaataaaaacatgacaatTGCACCAGGAAAACCAGAGAATAGGGAATAAACGTGGCAGACCGGTCCATTACTAACCTGTAGTGTGAATGAGTGAATAGACGAATCTTTCCAGTCTGTGTCAGTCCAGGAGGAAACTGtggtaaacagaaaaaaaaaaaaaaaaaactcaaacaagTGTTGCGAATCAGTGTCAAacatgaagtgtgtgtgaagaCTTCAGGTTTTGTGAATTAAGCTTACGATTGAGGGATTACatatatgcattttatatttctCGAGTCACATTTACGCACACCACTTTGAGATCGATTAAAAGCGCTTTACAAGCCAATAAACCTGCCGACGTCGCTTGATCACCTCGCCCGGCCGCCGCCGCGTTGTCAACTTGGACGCCCACGGACCGCGAGCTGGTGGCGGCTCTCAGCGCCTCTGCGCGCCTCGCCGCCTTCGCCTCGTTCTCCGCCAGCTGCAGCCTGCGCCACAAGAGCCCGATCTCCCGCTCCTGGCGTGAAATCGCCAGGCGCAGGACGGCCGAGTCGTTCTCCACGACTTTGCACATTTCCGCCAGCGCGGACTTGGCGAACACTTCCATGATAGAAGTCAACTGTGACTGGACGTCGGAGGAGCTCGACATGCTGTCCGACACGGTCGACTCGctcgatattttttttaaaggtatttGCTTATTTGACGGCTTAACTTATGTACGTAGCCTCGGTGAAGCGGTAAGCTAGCCAGCTATTTCCAAGGCAGCGGGCTAGTCGCCTCGACAAGCCGACGAACTTAGAAAACAGTACATTGGTGCGAGAGAAAGTTCCAGTCAAACACAAAAGGCAGGTGGCGGTTTACAGAAACGTGCCCGGCCCACTGAAGTGTGCAGTACACACTTCTATACTCCaaaccaatttttaaaaaagccgcACACAGCTCCGTGATCGGCTGCTTTCGTCACGTCCCTGCAGGCAGCCATTGCTTGCGCGTGTGTCGTGAACGCAGTGCAGCGCGTGCGCCTCCTGGCGACCAATGAAAAACGTCGAGGTGGCAGAATTACCGTAAACCATCGTAAACCACCGCAAATTACCGTAAAGACATCGGCACCCATGACCAATGCGAGTTGAAAATTGGGTTTTATTGTTAACGGAAGACACCCTTTGCAAATACGAAATATGCAATGATTATAAAAATTGTATGACACATTACAGACACGTTACAGATTACACGAGACATATTCTTTCCACAGGTAGCCCAAACATCACTTACCATCCATGTATACAGCAGGATGCACACTTTACGTTGAGAATTTTGgaatttgtacaaatatttgTAATGAATTAATGTACCTACATACATTGACATCTGAAACCCTCTTCCTTACATCATTCAACCATCAACACCATAACAAGTCAAAATGCAAACATGGCAATACatagaaaatgacaaaatgaaaaaattctaataatacTGTATATACCAATATTCAAACATTCAACTAAGCCATGTTCTGTTAATCACTCTTTTTCCACTGTTTGTCAATTGGCAAGCATGTTTAACCTTTTTCACAATGTCAGTCATCCACATCCTCTCTTCACCAGTCCTTCATGGTTGTGTATCCCCTACATTTATTCTTCTTGACATTCTGgtactctctccctctccttgtCTCTCTCGactttttccttctccttctctcgctctcttgtTGCTCTGGCCACAGCCTCGTCAAAACAAATACTGACTCCACTGTTCCTCTTTGCCTCGTCTCTTCGCCTGTCTTTCTCTGCATCCCATGGGCCCAGGCTGTCCCTCTTTCCGTCCCTATCTCcattcttctctccctccctccctggtTTGTCCTGTCTTTTCTGGGTCCCATTCTCTTTTTCACCGACTTGATCTGCTCTGCCCTCCACCTTTTCCGCACCTCTGTTTTCAGTGTTGGGAGGATCTCTGTGCCGCTGTTTCTCTGCGCGTCTTGCATCCTGGTGAATCTGAGGGTCTCTCTGCTCACGCTGCTGGACGTCCCTGACATCCGGGTGCTGTGCCTGCATGTCCCTCTGCTGGAGCTGTTGCCTCAGGTTGAGCGCAGTGAGACGGGAGTGCTGGGGTTTGGGGGGCACTATGGGGACAGCCTTCGCGTGGTGCGTTTTGGGTGCCCAGTGTTTCGACACAACCAGTGTTCGCCCCACCCCTGGCCCAAGGTCCTCACTACTCTCCCTCTTCTGGTTTTCTTTCCCAACATTCTCTCCCCCTCTGCTGTCCCCTCCACAACATGAGcccttgtttttttcctccactgctTCATCTCTCCTTTCAGCCTCCATTGCGTCTTTCTTTTGTGAGATGTCTTCTTCtttgtcttcctcttcctcctgtgtACCCTCATTACTATAGTTTTCTGGTTTGTCTTTAGAAGGTTCTTGACTGTTATCTACTCCAACCCACTCTTCTTCTGTCTCTCCTTTGCTGTCTCCCTTTCcctcctctccttctttcttttcactTGTGTTTCCAccaacactctcacacacttggtcatttttctcactttcagTTGACTTTTGTCTCTCTGACCACCCCCCTGTTCTTTTGGTGTCTAGTTCCAGCAGAAACGCCCCAGAGGCTTCGTTCATCTCTGGAGATGCTGAACTCGTCACGGCTGCGCTTGCAGAGGGTGCAGCAGCAGTGCTGGAAGAACCAGATTCCTCAGTCTCACTCACAGCGTCATCACAGCATGTTTCAGTATCATCTACTAGAAAATCTCTTTGAACATGAATGGGAGGGTGGTGTTCTTCTATGTGCACATCCTGTGGCAGAAGAACATCATCTTCCTCAGCATTTGTGCCAGTGTTAGTAACTTCATCTTCAGATTCAGTCCTGTTTGTGAGAGAGAAGAGTGCTGAAAGTTTGTGGAAGATATTATGGTATTgtatatattgttattattattatcaataggTAGACACAGTTGAGGTCAAAATTATTAGTCACCCAGGAATTATAGAACATTTTCCTAAACTGCTTCCCAACGTTTGCAGCATTGGTGAAACCTgatatatttaaacatttgctCGTGTGTTTTGTAAtataaaagacatttttaggcttgctttttatgaaatatagtaaaaaatatGCTGACATATTTGGGCCATCGTCACAGAAGAACCCCTTTACGCAGAGTGGCACATCAGAACCTAACTGAGTTTTGCACGTGAACATTTGAAAGGTAAAGATGATTTGTCATTTTGAGGAAGAATaagcaaaaatacaaaaaccaaGATCCTGGATTGGACCATGCAGAacccagacctcaatcctattgagaatctgtggtggGGGCTAaaagtgaatgtccatgctTGGAAACCATGCAATTTGGACCAGCTCGAACAAGAAATCCCTGTGCAAACCTAGTAAAGAACTACTCTAAGAGACTAGTGTCATTTGTGGCTCAGAATGACTACAGTActtttcatttttgccatttcttgtttttcttgtatcaataaaatatccaaATTAAACTTAGTGGACATTGTTATTTGTAGAGTATCCAAAATAACAGACACtttttcatggagaaatcaaGAGTGTTGTCTAATTTCATAAGGGTGGATAATAATTTTGGCATCGACTGGACATCAGTCAGAAATAACATTATGAgcactgacaggtgaagtgactACCCTTTATTATCATTGATATTCAGTGACTTATCAAGTGCCCATGGCAGTGGGTTGGGTTTATTAGGTAGCGAGTGAATATATTGCCCTTAAAGTTGATGTGTTGAGAAATTTAAATTAGCAAGTGTAAGAACTTGAGCAATTCCATCAAGGGCCAAGACAGCTAGAAGGCTGGGTCAAGGTATCTCCAAAACTGTAGCTCTTGTGTGATGTTCTTGGTCAACAGTAGTCAGGGATTCccaaaaatgaagaaatgaaaccTAGTGCAATGGCAGCAGAGCAGCCAAGCCTCATTCATGCATGTGGGGAATACGGAATAGCCCGCATTGCCAGATCCAATAGAAAAGTTACTGTAGCCCAAATTCTATAGATCTCAGTCTAGTgtagcatctgtgggatgtgctgtaAAAACGTTAGGTTACTTAACACAATGTTCGTTTCTGAGGTGACATGAGTGAGGGAATGTTTGAATGATAAAAATATGATCCATGGAGACATCGCCCTGCAACTAACAAGAATACAAGAGTAGCCTCAGAGGCCTAGGACTAGAATTAGGTGAGCGGTCGTAATGTTATGGGTGGTAGGGCATCCAAAAGTGTGGCCATATGCATTTGTTTACTTGTGgatactgtgtgtgttctgtgtaaGGTACTTACATCTGCCTGTCGATCATATATTCAGAGATTGTAGCAGGTTGTAGGCCTGCCCCTGCTCCTGAGATATCTTCTGTTTTCGCATTCCTGCCATTTGACTCTGAATTATCAGCATGATTTATCATCTCTGACTCTGGGTTGTTTGACTGGTCAATAGAATGAGTGTCCCAGTCAGCGCTGGGTATGTGAGTTCCGTCTGTCTCAGGCTGGCCGGGTGATTCGATGCCTTGAGTTTTCTCACAACCAACAGCACCTTGTCCATGGCTTTCAAGGTCTGAGACATTTGAATGGTTAACACATAAGTCATTGGAATTGTGTGGTTCATCTGAGTCTATTAACTGGCTAACAGCACATGAGGTCACAACTGTTTGGTCAGATTCCTGTAATTTGCTTACAACACATATGTCTGTGTTCTCGCTGCTCACTGCACCAGTCCAGCTGGTGCCATGGAACAACAGATCAGCTGGCAGACTTTGGTAGAACATGTCATCCttgtcttcatcatcttcatcataaTCACTTGGCTCAGATGTGTCCACATCTTCTTCGTCAGAAGGAGAGGTGATTGTTACACTGCTAAACAAGGGTGTTGAATTGTATGGAAGGCTCTGGGACTTGCTGGACATTCGTCTGTGCATGCTGGGTGGAATCCGCGTCTGTGTCGTTAAGTCTGTCTCTGGCGTGTGCTGCAATGTTGTTTCTTTCTGGGCTTCTGATGCATAGTACAGCAGATGTTGCTCTTCCTCGTACTCATCTTCATCACAACACGGAGGCTCCACTGAGAACTCATTTTGCTgatagaaagaaaaagaagagattgACATAGAgaatgagacaaaaaaaggaaagaatgacTTATTCCAATTTAGATTAAAAAACATCGGATTTATTTTAGGTTAAACGTTTTAGAAAGCTTCAGTTTTTGGTCCAGGGGATTAAATCTCCTGCTTGGTCCTTTTAGACATGTATTGTTTTACTTTTGTTCAGGGGGAAAACCAAA includes the following:
- the LOC114787569 gene encoding uncharacterized protein LOC114787569 isoform X4 yields the protein MSSSSDVQSQLTSIMEVFAKSALAEMCKVVENDSAVLRLAISRQEREIGLLWRRLQLAENEAKAARRAEALRAATSSRSVGVQVDNAAAAGRGDQATSAGLLAFSSWTDTDWKDSSIHSFTLQAVNVDKEQSESPQVKEEKTEEEPWTNSHCTNVKGEADGWEEDTSSTPAEGEGTQQNASIDGKQCSVWEHCTAEDPVRSQRGLHQENRYPQQHPADGGSHVVQEQEHIASDAAETSDNCEKRSRCGQCGKTFTTRFYLKIHQRIHTGTVADVDDALAAFTQSILPNLTSQQSLINALKGLGVETLDDLKYVQDTDLSDVLRPIEARKLISRLKVQDNEASNSEITVRRTDDRTSNPSLVRFIPSLRAVCSGSESSSCADTPSDSSFLSTQTRKQYTDHDWHHDFVVPWSKIPHSVRTKFEKQERPSGRERREIVRLIVDEVLTVCQNPRKKHLAEIARKMALKYPKSFKDISGHQTTGSGYDSLTKQLQCRVDNLKRENVRFQLKRRHTKTLKTETQDVRSKKTRLDSYGCINWQPSCLPLQETTKTQKEKQEELLNLHRDGVKDHNKIVKLMISTFRAQRKDIVTGTGTHELSKMWPYLFEMCGSKAHFHKLTGVSLNANFYAAMSSKCGRILNYFQSLPQGQNEKISKILINFDERSTEATILTCVQILLVYFSEDEEKLMVKVEDTCLPCEVTSEQLPTTPCIVLCGSNALTADLYMVSVDKIIVNKALSSFGDALVLMFTCYYMLNINYPVEVCATLDFLQRYIFKINPDKGAKVDQKQSKKQYAMNPKVLSLMTSIADFE
- the LOC114787569 gene encoding uncharacterized protein LOC114787569 isoform X1, which produces MSSSSDVQSQLTSIMEVFAKSALAEMCKVVENDSAVLRLAISRQEREIGLLWRRLQLAENEAKAARRAEALRAATSSRSVGVQVDNAAAAGRGDQATSAGLLAFSSWTDTDWKDSSIHSFTLQAVNVDKEQSESPQVKEEKTEEEPWTNSHCMSTNVKGEADGWEEDTSSTPAEAGEGTQQNASIDGKQCSVWEHCTAEDPVRSQRGLHQENRYPQQHPADGGSHVVQEQEHIASDAAETSDNCEKRSRCGQCGKTFTTRFYLKIHQRIHTGTVADVDDALAAFTQSILPNLTSQQSLINALKGLGVETLDDLKYVQDTDLSDVLRPIEARKLISRLKVQDNEASNSEITVRRTDDRTSNPSLVRFIPSLRAVCSGSESSSCADTPSDSSFLSTQTRKQYTDHDWHHDFVVPWSKIPHSVRTKFEKQERPSGRERREIVRLIVDEVLTVCQNPRKKHLAEIARKMALKYPKSFKDISGHQTTGSGYDSLTKQLQCRVDNLKRENVRFQLKRRHTKTLKTETQDVRSKKTRLDSYGCINWQPSCLPLQETTKTQKEKQEELLNLHRDGVKDHNKIVKLMISTFRAQRKDIVTGTGTHELSKMWPYLFEMCGSKAHFHKLTGVSLNANFYAAMSSKCGRILNYFQSLPQGQNEKISKILINFDERSTEATILTCVQILLVYFSEDEEKLMVKVEDTCLPCEVTSEQLPTTPCIVLCGSNALTADLYMVSVDKIIVNKALSSFGDALVLMFTCYYMLNINYPVEVCATLDFLQRYIFKINPDKGAKVDQKQSKKQYAMNPKVLSLMTSIADFE
- the LOC114787569 gene encoding uncharacterized protein LOC114787569 isoform X3 — translated: MSSSSDVQSQLTSIMEVFAKSALAEMCKVVENDSAVLRLAISRQEREIGLLWRRLQLAENEAKAARRAEALRAATSSRSVGVQVDNAAAAGRGDQATSAGLLAFSSWTDTDWKDSSIHSFTLQAVNVDKEQSESPQVKEEKTEEEPWTNSHCTNVKGEADGWEEDTSSTPAEAGEGTQQNASIDGKQCSVWEHCTAEDPVRSQRGLHQENRYPQQHPADGGSHVVQEQEHIASDAAETSDNCEKRSRCGQCGKTFTTRFYLKIHQRIHTGTVADVDDALAAFTQSILPNLTSQQSLINALKGLGVETLDDLKYVQDTDLSDVLRPIEARKLISRLKVQDNEASNSEITVRRTDDRTSNPSLVRFIPSLRAVCSGSESSSCADTPSDSSFLSTQTRKQYTDHDWHHDFVVPWSKIPHSVRTKFEKQERPSGRERREIVRLIVDEVLTVCQNPRKKHLAEIARKMALKYPKSFKDISGHQTTGSGYDSLTKQLQCRVDNLKRENVRFQLKRRHTKTLKTETQDVRSKKTRLDSYGCINWQPSCLPLQETTKTQKEKQEELLNLHRDGVKDHNKIVKLMISTFRAQRKDIVTGTGTHELSKMWPYLFEMCGSKAHFHKLTGVSLNANFYAAMSSKCGRILNYFQSLPQGQNEKISKILINFDERSTEATILTCVQILLVYFSEDEEKLMVKVEDTCLPCEVTSEQLPTTPCIVLCGSNALTADLYMVSVDKIIVNKALSSFGDALVLMFTCYYMLNINYPVEVCATLDFLQRYIFKINPDKGAKVDQKQSKKQYAMNPKVLSLMTSIADFE